Proteins from one Cryptomeria japonica chromosome 4, Sugi_1.0, whole genome shotgun sequence genomic window:
- the LOC131875392 gene encoding uncharacterized protein LOC131875392 produces the protein MVGFALARYNEMSNNQRECLEILKAMVNLGKQIVELNEQMPYQKQHLNEAVECIVVGCSMCTSQLTAVKIFRLFPRAKEAFLDIRALEEASFVKTDENAYVIVHDIVRARGRKMAEGNRITDEEKLKNLKGIYFDEPSEQPPIEINDAIIIAT, from the exons ATGGTAGGATTTGCATTGGCCAGATATAATGAGATGTCTAACAACCAAAGAGAGTGCCTTGAAATTTTGAAAGCTATGGTTAATCTTGGGAAGCAAATAGTGGAGTTGAATGAGCAAATGCCATATCAGAAGCAGCATTTAAATGAGGCAGTGGAGTGCATCGTTGTAGGATGCAGCATGTGCACGTCGCAACTTACAGCCGTCAAAATTTTCAG ATTGTTTCCACGTGCCAAAGAGGCTTTTCTCGATATCAGAGCTCTAGAAGAGGCGTCATTCGTCAAGACAGACGAAAATGCTTATGTGATTGTTCATGACATAGTCCGAGCAAGAGGGAGAAAGATGGCAGAGGGAAACAGAATCACAGATGAAGAG AAACTCAAAAACTTAAAAGGCATCTATTTTGATGAACCATCTGAGCAGCCTCCGATAGAAATTAATGATGCTATCATTATTGCCACTTGA